CTCCCAGTCCAGATATCGTTTGGCATTTCGAATACTGGGCTTACGCACCTGAACATCCTGATAACCCTGACCATAATAGGCCGCGCTTTCGACTTCTTTCATTCCGGCGAAAGGCGGGAATTTATGACGCAGAGGATGCTGCTCAAATTTTTCCACCAGAATATCTGCCAATTCGCGGATACTGGCTTCGTTATTCGGATTACCAATATTAATGACCTTGCTGTCACAAATGCCGTCTTTATTCTCGATAACCCGGTACAGTGCCTCAATCGCTTCTTTCACGTCAGTGAAGCAGCGTTTTTGCAGTCCGCCATCAATCAGCTGAATAGGCGTACCTTCCACCAGATTCAAAATCAGCTGCGTAATCGCACGCGAACTGCCGATACGGGCGGAGGTCAGACGATCCAGTTTCGGACCGACCCAGTTAAAGGGACGGAACAACGTGAACTTCAGTCCTTCGGTCTGTCCATAAGCCCAGATCACACGATCAAGCATCTGCTTGATACAGGAGTAAATCCAGCGCTGTTTATTGATGGGGCCCAAAACCAACTTGGAGTTATCTTCATCGAAGTTTTCATCTTCGCACATCCCGTATACTTCCGACGTAGAAGGAAAGATAATGCGTTTTTTGTACTTCAGGCAATAGCGGACAATGCGCAGATTTTCTTCAAAATCCAGCTCAAAAACGCGAATCGGATTACGCACATATTCAATGGGAGTGGCAATGGCCACCAAGGGCAATACGATATCGCATTTGCGTACATGGTACTCGCACCATTCGCGATGGATTGAAATATCCACTTCGTCGAAATAGAAATCTTTGCGACCTAAAAGGTGCTGAATATAATCGGAATGCAAATCCATGCCATGCACTTCATACTTCCCGCTCTCTAACAAGCGTTCCGCGAGGGCATTGCCGATAAATCCATTGATTCCAAGAATTAATACGCGCTTCTTGCGCTGGTTTGCTGCCACAGTACTGGCGCGTGGCCCCACACGCATTTTCTCTACCAGGCGCAGTTCTGCACCCAGCTGATCGCCGGAGACGTAGACCCCGTCTTCGGTCTGCCCATAGTCAATCTTCAGACATCCTTTTCCAGACTGAATCACAAACGGATCCGAAGAAACAATGGTTCCGGGAACGGCCTCTGTATGCTGCTCCAGCGCACTGGCTTTCCATACAAGAATTTTCTTGTCTCCGACAAATGTAAACGCACCGGGATAAGGTTTCGTTACCGCCCGCACCAAGTTGCAAATCGCTTCTGCAGACTGACTCCAGTTAATTTCACCATCGGCGGCACAACGCCCACCGAAGTAGGATGCCTCATCATTGTTCTGTGCGATGGAAGGCGCGGTGCCAGCCAGCATTTGCGGAAGCAATTCATCCAGCAGCTCAGCCGCGACACCTTCGCATTTCTTATTCAGCGACAACGCATCGTCTTCAGCAAGAATGGGCAATGCTTTCTGCCCGACAATATTACCGGCATCGGGACGTATGGTCATATGATGCAGGGTCATACCCGTTTCTTTTTCTCCGTTCAGGAGAACCCAGTTGGTTGGACACCGACCGCGATATTTAGGAAGCAATGCGCCATGCAAATTGTACGCCCCTTTGGGAGCAATATCCAAAAGTGGCTGACGAATCATCGAACGATAATAGAACGAGAAAATCATATCAGGAGACATATCCTGAATGCGTTTCACCCACATAGGATGGTTGACATCCTCCGGTGCAAACACGGGAATACCATGCTTAGCAGCCAATTCTGCGACCGAATCAAACCAAATCGTTTCATTCGGATTATCACGATGCGTAAATACCGCTTCAATTTCAATCCCGTTGCGTAAAAGCGCCTCAATACCGACGCACCCGACATTACTATAAGCAAGAACAACCGCTCTCATGATGATTCCGGTCTCCCTTCTTCATAAAACTGTTTTCAAATAAAATAAAGGCTGACAGTAACCCAACAGTTCGAAAAAAACAAGACCAGATGCATCCGTTCTCACCTGCATACGGATCATCCCCAGGCAAAAGGGCTCAATCACGTCTTCCAGAGTGAATCCATTTTCACCTTAAACACGGCCACGGTAAAGGGTTTGACAATAAAGTCAGTAACACCGCTTTTAAAAGCCTCAACCACCGCCGGCATAGCCCCTTCCGTACTCACCATCAAAATAGGAATTGACTCATACTCCGGACGTTTACGCAGTTCAATCACCATTTCAGGCCCCACCATCTTCGGCATAATCCAATCGGTGATGATACAGTCGTACTGCTTAACCGATGCCTTGTGCAGGGCATCCAGTCCATCCTCGGCTTCATCAATGTTATTGTAGCCGCACTTATTGAGGACCACCCTGATGATACGCCGCATGGTTGCCTGATCATCAACCACCAATATGTCTGCATCTGTATTATTATCCATAGCCATTTATATTCACATAACTTGATCGAAATCAAGACACAATCCGAACGCTTCATCTATGGCATCTCCGCCGGCATAACATGGGTCATCATTTTAACTTTTGTCGCGGGTAACCATTTTCGGATTTGCGCAGACGCCTGCGAGCCGTCAGCAAAACACCCAGTCCTAATCCTAAAAAGGCCAGCGATGTGGGTTCCGGGACGGCCACGATATTCATCCGAACATCGTCAATTCTCCAGTTGCTATTTCCACCACTCGCACTTGATGGAGTCAACCGAAAAGTTACTACCTCATCGATTGCACCAGAGACATTGAAACTCTTTTCTGCACCAAGCACCCAAACAGCGTCAGCAGAGAATGTCCACGCAACCAAGGCTGAAGAATAGCTGTCAACACTGGAATACAGCTCAACGACAGTTGGCCCCGTCGATGTTGATCGAGAACCAAGCACAATCGAACTTGCCATCACATTCATGCCCGAGTCAGGAGTAAACGCAAATTCCCAATAACGAGAACCTGTAGAAGACACTGACATGTACGCATTGTATGCGCCAGATGCCCCGTCATACCCAGAACTCGCAGAAACAATATTAAACGCACCACTGTCAACACCGATGAATGCTCCACCCGAAAGCCCTGCGGTCAGGCCACTGATAGGATTGCTATTAACCTCACCAACTCCAAAATTCCAGATCACATCGGCATGAGCCACCGCTACCACGGCCAGCATCATCATAATTAAGACACATTTTTTCATTCCAAACCTCGTCGCTTCCCAAGTTACACAAGTAGTGTGCACTATGAAATACAATACATTCAGGTGCAACATTAATTTCAGACTTAACCAAATCCTAACGGGATGTATTTACAGGACTCCTACCTGTTATACAAATATCCCTTAATCATTTTGTAGGGAAACCCCCTAATGCCACAGCGTGTTTTCCTCCATTTACCCTGATAAAACGCTTTACACAAAACCCGGCGGCATCTATATTGCTACTCAAATGAAAAATCTAATTTCCGAACAGAAAATATAGCAAATCAGAAAAGAGGGCATAAATGAAGAAGCTTATTGCATCAACAATTACTGCATTACTTGCCGCAACGACCATTTATGCAGCCAGTAATGAAGTGTATTCCGTGAATATCGTCGGGTTTCAAAAGACAGAAATACTTCCTTCCGGGAATTTAGTTTTAGCAGCGTGCAACTTCGAAACAGGCGCAACAAATACTTTGTTGGGAATCTTCGGAACAAACAATCTGGTACAAAACAACCTTC
This window of the Spartobacteria bacterium genome carries:
- the arnA gene encoding bifunctional UDP-4-amino-4-deoxy-L-arabinose formyltransferase/UDP-glucuronic acid oxidase ArnA, translated to MRAVVLAYSNVGCVGIEALLRNGIEIEAVFTHRDNPNETIWFDSVAELAAKHGIPVFAPEDVNHPMWVKRIQDMSPDMIFSFYYRSMIRQPLLDIAPKGAYNLHGALLPKYRGRCPTNWVLLNGEKETGMTLHHMTIRPDAGNIVGQKALPILAEDDALSLNKKCEGVAAELLDELLPQMLAGTAPSIAQNNDEASYFGGRCAADGEINWSQSAEAICNLVRAVTKPYPGAFTFVGDKKILVWKASALEQHTEAVPGTIVSSDPFVIQSGKGCLKIDYGQTEDGVYVSGDQLGAELRLVEKMRVGPRASTVAANQRKKRVLILGINGFIGNALAERLLESGKYEVHGMDLHSDYIQHLLGRKDFYFDEVDISIHREWCEYHVRKCDIVLPLVAIATPIEYVRNPIRVFELDFEENLRIVRYCLKYKKRIIFPSTSEVYGMCEDENFDEDNSKLVLGPINKQRWIYSCIKQMLDRVIWAYGQTEGLKFTLFRPFNWVGPKLDRLTSARIGSSRAITQLILNLVEGTPIQLIDGGLQKRCFTDVKEAIEALYRVIENKDGICDSKVINIGNPNNEASIRELADILVEKFEQHPLRHKFPPFAGMKEVESAAYYGQGYQDVQVRKPSIRNAKRYLDWEPVIDLEHSVETTLDFFLKQAVESAEFDVE
- a CDS encoding response regulator, giving the protein MDNNTDADILVVDDQATMRRIIRVVLNKCGYNNIDEAEDGLDALHKASVKQYDCIITDWIMPKMVGPEMVIELRKRPEYESIPILMVSTEGAMPAVVEAFKSGVTDFIVKPFTVAVFKVKMDSLWKT
- a CDS encoding PEP-CTERM sorting domain-containing protein, with amino-acid sequence MLHLNVLYFIVHTTCVTWEATRFGMKKCVLIMMMLAVVAVAHADVIWNFGVGEVNSNPISGLTAGLSGGAFIGVDSGAFNIVSASSGYDGASGAYNAYMSVSSTGSRYWEFAFTPDSGMNVMASSIVLGSRSTSTGPTVVELYSSVDSYSSALVAWTFSADAVWVLGAEKSFNVSGAIDEVVTFRLTPSSASGGNSNWRIDDVRMNIVAVPEPTSLAFLGLGLGVLLTARRRLRKSENGYPRQKLK